A window from Nitrososphaerales archaeon encodes these proteins:
- a CDS encoding DNA topoisomerase I — MSRKKRWTTLVHNGVAFPPEYEAKGIKVGLRGEWLTLDRVAEEMLYAWAKKKDTPYVKDEVFRKNFLESLRPYLPPAYRDVTLDEIDLSEFYRVIEEEKRAKESLSKEEKKRLTQERKRRREELKTKYGYAIVDGIKVEVSNWMVEPPGIFMGRGNHPLRGRWKERVKPEDIILNLGEDAPIPEGNWGGIVHDHTSMWLAKWVDKINPSKNKYVWLSESSFLRQYQDYLKYDTAAKLDKKIDKIRSTIKKMLYSKKKSVRKVATVCYLIDTLALRVGDEKDKDEADTVGATTLRVEHVKLNHNNSIEFDFLGKDCVRWQKVIENPDPQLVENLKEFMKNKKPQDLIFDGITSEKVNNFLKRFDKGLTAKVFRTYLATKVVKDFLEKVNDKIKNEDEYVKLYYAKLANLEAAIKCNHKRTPPKNWEESIRKKEERLAKLLSTNPKTEKAKQRLKQRIEKLRLQLELAKAIREYNLNTSLKNYIDPRVYYNWAKQVGLDWRRIYPKSLQRKFMWVESEVPLIRVK; from the coding sequence ATAACGGAGTAGCGTTTCCACCCGAGTATGAAGCGAAGGGTATAAAGGTCGGTTTAAGAGGCGAATGGTTAACGCTCGATCGAGTGGCAGAGGAGATGCTATATGCTTGGGCGAAGAAGAAGGATACGCCTTACGTGAAAGATGAGGTTTTTCGGAAGAATTTTCTCGAATCTTTAAGACCATATCTACCACCAGCTTATAGAGATGTAACGTTAGATGAGATAGATCTGTCTGAATTTTATAGAGTGATCGAAGAAGAGAAGAGGGCGAAAGAGTCTCTAAGTAAGGAGGAGAAGAAGCGTTTAACTCAGGAGCGAAAGAGGAGGCGTGAAGAGCTCAAGACGAAGTATGGTTATGCTATAGTCGATGGGATAAAGGTGGAGGTTTCGAATTGGATGGTCGAACCTCCCGGTATATTTATGGGTCGGGGCAACCATCCTCTTCGTGGCAGATGGAAAGAAAGGGTCAAACCAGAAGATATCATACTAAATCTTGGAGAAGATGCACCTATACCAGAGGGGAATTGGGGCGGTATAGTGCATGACCATACGAGTATGTGGTTGGCAAAGTGGGTCGATAAGATCAATCCGAGTAAGAACAAGTATGTCTGGTTATCTGAATCATCGTTTTTAAGACAATACCAAGATTATCTTAAGTATGACACAGCAGCGAAGTTGGATAAAAAGATCGATAAGATTAGGAGTACGATCAAGAAGATGCTCTATTCGAAGAAGAAGAGTGTAAGAAAAGTAGCTACCGTTTGCTACCTAATAGATACGTTGGCTTTGAGGGTTGGTGATGAGAAGGATAAAGATGAAGCCGATACGGTCGGTGCTACAACATTAAGGGTAGAGCATGTAAAGTTAAATCATAACAACAGTATAGAGTTTGACTTTTTGGGAAAGGATTGTGTGAGATGGCAGAAAGTTATAGAGAATCCCGATCCTCAACTTGTAGAGAATCTTAAAGAATTTATGAAGAATAAGAAACCACAGGATCTAATATTTGATGGTATTACATCTGAGAAAGTTAATAACTTTCTCAAAAGGTTTGATAAAGGGCTCACAGCAAAGGTCTTTCGTACATATTTGGCAACAAAGGTCGTTAAAGACTTTCTTGAGAAAGTAAATGATAAAATTAAGAATGAGGATGAATATGTGAAACTATACTATGCAAAGTTGGCCAATTTAGAAGCTGCTATAAAATGTAATCATAAACGGACACCACCGAAGAATTGGGAAGAGAGTATAAGAAAGAAAGAGGAGAGGCTCGCAAAACTCTTATCAACGAATCCTAAAACTGAGAAAGCTAAACAAAGATTGAAGCAAAGGATTGAAAAACTCAGGCTTCAATTAGAACTTGCAAAGGCGATTAGAGAGTATAATCTAAATACATCACTTAAGAATTACATCGATCCAAGAGTTTATTATAACTGGGCAAAACAGGTCGGATTGGATTGGAGGCGCATATATCCGAAGTCTTTACAAAGAAAGTTCATGTGGGTTGAAAGCGAAGTACCTTTGATCAGAGTTAAATGA
- a CDS encoding superoxide dismutase: MEKFYTLPKLPYGYGDLAPYMSEEQLRIHHTKHHQAYVNGANTLLQRLDNARKENIDIDIKATLKELSWNIGGHVLHSLFWENLAPPGKGGGRPGGVLGDSLEREFGSFERFKKEFTQAAISVEGSGWAALTYCMQTQRPLIMQIEKHNTNVYPMFRIVMVLDVFEHAYYIDYKNDRAKFVETFWNIVNFDEVNRRLEKLLK, translated from the coding sequence ATGGAGAAATTTTATACCCTACCTAAACTGCCGTACGGGTACGGTGATTTAGCGCCTTACATGTCTGAGGAGCAATTAAGGATCCATCATACAAAGCATCATCAGGCTTATGTGAATGGTGCAAATACACTACTACAAAGGTTGGATAATGCGCGTAAAGAAAATATCGATATCGATATTAAAGCGACATTGAAGGAACTCTCATGGAATATAGGTGGACATGTTCTTCATTCGCTCTTCTGGGAGAATCTGGCCCCTCCGGGCAAGGGTGGCGGAAGGCCTGGTGGAGTACTTGGTGATTCCTTGGAAAGGGAGTTCGGAAGTTTTGAAAGGTTCAAGAAGGAGTTTACTCAAGCGGCTATTAGTGTTGAAGGCTCCGGTTGGGCTGCACTTACATACTGTATGCAAACCCAAAGACCGTTGATAATGCAGATCGAAAAGCACAATACCAATGTATATCCAATGTTCAGAATAGTGATGGTTCTAGATGTATTCGAGCATGCGTACTACATCGATTACAAGAATGATAGGGCAAAGTTCGTCGAAACCTTCTGGAATATCGTCAACTTCGATGAAGTTAATAGAAGACTTGAAAAGTTACTGAAATAA
- the glnA gene encoding type I glutamate--ammonia ligase, translated as MPYVRNPEGRLVQIKRTAQEVMDIIKREGVRFIDLQFTDLIGRFHHVTVPSSTFKIEVFRSGIPKLDGSAVKGFTEIYESDMVLLPDPTTFALIPWSSENLKVARFICDVYWGSDRGRFSRDPRLIAQRAEQAILELGYDYSYWGPEIEFFVFDRVTWDTLSPYRGQTYAIESKEGAWSSGGANYLTRFREGYYSTPPQDTLMDFRNECTRLMEEYFGMAVEAHHHEVATAGQCEINLCFDNLVNMADNVMSFKYVVKNVAHSIGKVATFMPKPIYGDNASGMHTHVSLWKGNENVFYDPNDEYAELSQTARYFGGGLMEHSRALAAIVAPTTNSYKRLVPGYEAPVYIAWSIGNRSASIRIPIYRKGERFVDEKRIEYRPPDPSTNPYLCFSAIVAAGIDGIKKKIDMGGPIDEDIYKLTPERRKQLGIKELPGSLREAIECLECDHEFLRPIFSKDAIETYIELKKKEAMEVDMRPHPHEFYLYFDI; from the coding sequence ATGCCATACGTAAGAAATCCGGAGGGTAGGTTGGTTCAAATAAAGAGAACCGCTCAAGAAGTAATGGATATCATCAAAAGAGAAGGTGTGAGATTCATCGATCTACAATTTACCGATCTGATTGGAAGATTTCATCACGTAACGGTACCATCATCGACATTTAAGATCGAGGTCTTTCGTTCCGGAATACCGAAGCTCGATGGTTCAGCGGTTAAAGGATTTACAGAAATTTACGAATCGGATATGGTTCTACTCCCAGATCCAACGACATTCGCTTTGATACCTTGGTCCTCTGAGAATTTAAAGGTTGCGAGGTTCATCTGTGATGTTTATTGGGGCTCCGATCGAGGTAGATTCTCCAGAGATCCAAGGCTCATCGCCCAGAGGGCTGAGCAGGCTATTCTCGAGCTAGGTTATGATTACTCTTATTGGGGTCCTGAGATCGAATTTTTCGTCTTCGATCGTGTTACTTGGGATACATTATCACCATATCGTGGCCAAACCTATGCGATCGAGTCTAAAGAAGGTGCGTGGAGTAGTGGAGGGGCTAATTATTTAACGAGATTTAGAGAGGGTTACTACTCTACACCCCCTCAAGATACACTCATGGATTTCCGGAATGAATGTACCAGATTGATGGAAGAGTACTTCGGTATGGCGGTTGAAGCGCACCATCACGAAGTAGCCACTGCAGGTCAGTGTGAGATCAACCTATGCTTCGATAACCTTGTAAATATGGCAGATAATGTCATGAGCTTTAAGTATGTGGTGAAGAATGTTGCACATTCGATAGGTAAGGTAGCGACATTTATGCCTAAACCTATCTATGGTGATAACGCTTCGGGTATGCATACTCATGTAAGTTTATGGAAGGGTAACGAAAATGTCTTTTACGATCCTAATGACGAATATGCCGAGCTCAGTCAGACTGCAAGGTACTTTGGAGGAGGGTTGATGGAGCATAGCAGAGCGTTGGCAGCGATCGTCGCACCCACGACAAACTCATATAAGAGGCTTGTACCGGGTTATGAAGCCCCCGTATACATCGCTTGGAGTATCGGGAATCGATCGGCGAGTATTAGGATCCCAATATATCGCAAAGGCGAAAGATTCGTAGATGAAAAGAGAATCGAATATAGACCTCCAGACCCATCTACCAACCCGTACCTCTGCTTCTCCGCTATAGTCGCTGCGGGTATAGATGGTATAAAGAAGAAGATCGATATGGGTGGTCCTATCGATGAGGATATATACAAGCTCACACCCGAGCGGAGAAAGCAGCTGGGTATCAAAGAGCTGCCTGGGAGCTTGAGAGAGGCGATAGAGTGTTTAGAGTGTGACCATGAGTTCTTAAGACCGATCTTTAGTAAAGATGCTATAGAGACGTACATCGAATTAAAGAAGAAAGAAGCCATGGAGGTGGATATGAGACCTCATCCTCACGAATTTTACTTATACTTTGATATTTAG
- the gatE gene encoding Glu-tRNA(Gln) amidotransferase subunit GatE, with translation MAFDPEEIGLKVGLEIHQQLATKSKLFCECSNLPESDFQFNFIRRLRPTQSELGQIDPAALFEFKKGMSIKYLAGSKSACLVEADEEPPHDINKEAIESAILIALMLKSNVVDEIHVMRKIVIDGSNTTGFQRTFIVALGGALQVGNKTIPVQTICLEEDACRLLNEGDKSREYSLDRLGVPLIEVALAPFTGTPQEVQEVALALGRLLRSTKRVARGLGTIRQDLNISIKGGGIVEVKGVQKLDLLGKIVEFEVHRQLALIEVGKRLRDSGLTPNDFNEDFVDVSDIFKGTGSLILKRALERRDLIIASKLKNCKGLLKYEPYPDVRLGKELADLVRFYGLGGIIHSDELPNYGISEDEINRVRERLRLDDEDAFIILIGSEYSVQEALKAVVNYLREVIKGVPSETRGPTPDGKTRFTRPRPGAARMYPETDIPPFQVSEELIKRLSLQIPKPWQEQVEEYRVKYGLSYKLALQLYDSDYVDIFNELVSMTRISPSFIATVLLEILVNLSRSGFDTSRIDERILRSLFKALDEGRISKEAVQEILEVIAKGEVDSVESAIERLKLYPISDDELKSIIDKTIQDNLNLVKERGEHSFSILMGRVMKIVRGRVDGQKVSMVLKEKIKEAMRI, from the coding sequence ATGGCCTTTGATCCTGAAGAAATCGGTTTAAAGGTAGGGTTAGAGATCCATCAACAATTGGCCACCAAAAGTAAACTCTTCTGTGAATGTAGTAACCTCCCCGAGTCAGATTTCCAATTTAATTTTATCAGACGGCTTCGACCGACACAGAGTGAATTGGGCCAGATAGATCCTGCAGCACTCTTTGAATTCAAGAAAGGTATGTCTATCAAATATTTGGCGGGGAGTAAAAGTGCATGCTTGGTCGAGGCTGATGAAGAGCCTCCCCACGATATCAATAAAGAAGCTATAGAATCTGCGATCTTGATCGCTCTGATGCTAAAATCGAATGTGGTGGATGAAATACATGTTATGAGAAAGATTGTGATCGATGGTTCCAACACTACAGGCTTTCAGAGAACCTTCATCGTAGCTTTAGGTGGTGCATTACAAGTAGGTAATAAAACGATACCTGTACAAACGATATGTCTTGAAGAAGATGCGTGCAGACTTTTAAATGAAGGGGATAAGAGTCGTGAATATAGTTTAGATCGATTGGGCGTACCTTTGATAGAAGTCGCCCTAGCCCCTTTCACTGGCACACCTCAAGAAGTACAAGAAGTCGCCCTAGCTTTAGGGAGGTTGCTGAGATCTACAAAAAGAGTGGCTAGGGGGCTCGGTACCATAAGGCAAGATCTTAATATCTCGATCAAGGGCGGGGGTATCGTAGAGGTCAAGGGTGTACAGAAGCTCGATCTTTTGGGAAAGATCGTCGAGTTTGAGGTCCATAGGCAATTGGCACTGATCGAAGTTGGTAAGAGATTGAGAGATAGTGGGTTGACACCGAACGATTTTAATGAGGATTTTGTAGATGTGAGCGATATCTTCAAAGGTACGGGCTCTTTGATATTAAAGAGAGCTTTAGAGCGAAGGGATCTAATAATCGCTTCAAAGCTTAAGAATTGTAAAGGTTTGTTAAAGTATGAACCATATCCGGATGTCAGGCTCGGTAAAGAATTGGCCGATCTTGTTCGATTCTATGGTTTAGGTGGCATAATACATTCAGACGAATTGCCCAACTATGGTATAAGTGAAGATGAGATAAATCGAGTTAGAGAAAGGTTAAGGCTAGATGATGAAGATGCATTCATCATCCTGATCGGTTCAGAGTATAGTGTTCAAGAAGCGTTAAAGGCTGTAGTGAATTACCTTCGTGAAGTAATAAAAGGTGTGCCATCAGAGACTAGAGGCCCTACACCCGATGGTAAAACAAGATTTACCCGACCTAGACCCGGAGCGGCAAGGATGTACCCTGAAACCGATATCCCTCCATTCCAAGTATCTGAAGAACTCATAAAAAGATTATCCCTTCAGATCCCCAAGCCCTGGCAAGAACAGGTGGAGGAGTACAGAGTGAAGTATGGATTAAGTTATAAACTCGCGCTACAGCTCTATGACTCCGATTACGTAGATATCTTTAATGAATTGGTATCGATGACAAGGATTTCGCCCAGCTTTATCGCTACCGTCCTACTGGAGATTTTGGTCAATCTCTCTCGCTCGGGCTTTGATACCTCTCGGATCGATGAAAGAATCTTAAGGAGTTTATTCAAAGCTTTGGATGAAGGAAGGATCTCGAAGGAGGCTGTTCAAGAGATTTTAGAAGTTATAGCGAAGGGAGAGGTCGATAGTGTAGAGTCAGCTATCGAAAGGTTAAAGCTCTACCCAATTTCTGATGATGAATTAAAGAGTATCATCGATAAAACCATCCAGGATAATTTGAATTTAGTGAAGGAAAGGGGTGAACATTCATTCAGCATTCTAATGGGAAGAGTTATGAAGATTGTGAGAGGGAGAGTAGATGGTCAGAAAGTGAGTATGGTATTGAAAGAGAAGATTAAAGAGGCCATGCGTATTTAA
- the gatD gene encoding Glu-tRNA(Gln) amidotransferase subunit GatD — protein sequence MVDLQGYRGPSLELLHRSQVSVGDSIVVETDDAIYEGVLMPRYEFADDRHIVIKLKNGYNIGIHIKRIKNIVRRAKKEDLHTVTPIPVSVNQNLPKVSIVSTGGTIASRVDYRTGGVYPALSASDLYTSVPELSQYAQIDAEVLFNIYSENIEVTHWEAMAMKVAEKVREGFHGVVITHGTDTMGYTSAALSFALLNVPIPVAIVGSQRSSDRPSSDAALNLIGSVVLAARAPFSGVYVVMHSSMNDDTLAVHLGTRVRKNHTSRRDAFESIDTPPVAYIKDGSLEMVLNNLPLRRDDREFNPRAKFDHRVALLKFHPGFDPSIIEYLTDRGYRGIVLEGTGLGHVSNKCFPALRKAIDRGVLVMMTSQCIWGRVRMTVYETGRDLLNIGVIPLEGMLPETALVKMMWVLAHTSNEEDAKRLMLTNLAGEFISRSPLKRRFNDGL from the coding sequence ATGGTAGATCTGCAAGGGTATAGGGGGCCCTCGTTAGAACTCCTTCACAGATCCCAAGTATCTGTAGGAGACTCGATTGTAGTAGAGACCGATGATGCCATTTATGAAGGGGTTCTGATGCCACGCTACGAATTCGCTGATGATCGGCATATTGTGATAAAGTTGAAGAATGGTTACAACATAGGCATTCACATTAAGAGAATAAAGAATATCGTTAGAAGGGCTAAGAAGGAGGATCTACATACCGTTACTCCCATCCCTGTATCTGTGAATCAGAATTTACCAAAGGTATCTATAGTGAGTACTGGAGGGACGATTGCGAGTAGAGTCGATTATAGAACGGGTGGTGTGTATCCGGCACTTTCAGCGAGTGATCTATACACATCGGTACCCGAGCTTTCTCAATATGCCCAAATAGACGCAGAAGTCTTATTCAATATCTACAGCGAAAATATCGAAGTTACGCATTGGGAAGCGATGGCGATGAAGGTTGCGGAGAAGGTGAGAGAGGGTTTTCACGGCGTAGTTATAACACATGGTACCGATACGATGGGCTATACATCGGCTGCATTGAGCTTCGCCCTTCTAAATGTGCCTATACCAGTAGCTATCGTAGGTTCACAAAGATCGTCCGATAGACCATCTTCAGATGCCGCCTTGAACTTAATAGGTAGCGTAGTTTTGGCTGCAAGGGCGCCATTTTCAGGGGTTTATGTGGTGATGCACTCGAGTATGAATGATGATACCTTAGCGGTTCATCTGGGCACCAGAGTGAGGAAGAACCATACAAGTAGAAGGGATGCTTTCGAATCTATCGATACCCCACCCGTTGCATATATCAAAGATGGGTCGTTGGAGATGGTCTTGAATAATTTACCTTTAAGAAGGGATGATCGTGAGTTTAATCCGAGAGCGAAGTTCGATCATAGGGTCGCCCTGTTAAAATTCCACCCGGGATTCGATCCATCGATCATCGAATATTTAACCGATCGAGGTTATAGAGGTATCGTACTTGAAGGTACTGGACTGGGCCATGTGAGCAATAAATGCTTCCCAGCTTTAAGAAAAGCCATAGATAGAGGAGTATTGGTGATGATGACTTCACAGTGTATCTGGGGTAGAGTGAGGATGACGGTTTATGAAACTGGGCGTGACCTTCTCAACATAGGCGTGATACCATTGGAAGGTATGCTCCCCGAAACAGCGTTGGTAAAGATGATGTGGGTTTTAGCCCATACGAGCAATGAGGAGGATGCGAAACGACTTATGTTGACAAACCTTGCAGGAGAGTTTATAAGTCGTTCACCATTAAAGAGGAGGTTTAACGATGGCCTTTGA
- a CDS encoding Lrp/AsnC family transcriptional regulator → MIFKYLDTYMQRSECDEIDIKILKEYLRDARQSFREIAKKLGLSVGTVLKRTKKLEALGIIKGYSVIIDYEKLGYELTAITEVTVSKGKLLEMEAELAKLPHACAVYDVTGLSDAMVIAKFKSRQELSAFTKKILSMPFVERTNTKVVLTIIKEDFRLPLIHE, encoded by the coding sequence ATGATATTCAAATATCTGGATACGTACATGCAAAGATCGGAATGTGATGAAATCGATATAAAGATTTTAAAAGAGTATCTGCGTGATGCCCGACAATCTTTTCGAGAGATCGCAAAAAAGCTCGGTCTCTCCGTAGGAACCGTTCTCAAAAGGACGAAGAAGCTGGAGGCGTTAGGCATTATAAAAGGGTACTCGGTGATCATCGATTATGAAAAGTTAGGTTACGAACTTACCGCCATAACGGAAGTTACAGTATCTAAAGGTAAGTTATTAGAGATGGAGGCTGAATTAGCTAAATTACCACATGCATGTGCAGTATATGATGTGACCGGTCTATCTGATGCAATGGTGATAGCCAAGTTCAAAAGTAGGCAAGAGTTAAGCGCATTTACCAAAAAGATCTTATCTATGCCATTTGTAGAGCGGACGAATACAAAAGTAGTTTTAACGATCATTAAAGAAGATTTTCGACTACCGTTGATCCATGAATAA
- a CDS encoding MBL fold metallo-hydrolase yields MNKKVIAGTIVTILTIVVIVNLLTPTKPSSPDSTSTITPTPLPNSTSSLQVGKVTVHFIDVGQGDSIFIDTQGKDVLIDGGPKSAGENVVRYLLHLNITRIDIIIATHPHADHIGGLIVVMQEFDLRGYPIITVYDSGFKVDTKIYEEYIALAKKRNFVKAERGQRIELDNMSCITILNPTQPPPFKDPNDNSIVVRLQVNLVSFLFTGDAEKDAERSILDAQLEVKSNILKVGHHGSRTSTSLEFLDAVKPEVAIISVGKDNPYGHPHKEIINRLVARGVRVYRTDLDGTIIISTDGVTYSVRSIIRH; encoded by the coding sequence ATGAATAAGAAGGTGATCGCGGGTACGATCGTGACGATCCTTACGATCGTCGTTATCGTTAATTTATTAACCCCTACAAAGCCTTCTTCACCAGATTCAACTTCTACAATCACACCCACGCCGCTACCTAATTCTACGAGTTCGCTACAAGTCGGTAAAGTAACCGTTCATTTTATCGATGTCGGTCAAGGAGATTCGATCTTCATAGACACACAAGGAAAGGATGTGCTTATAGATGGTGGCCCAAAGTCTGCTGGTGAGAATGTTGTAAGATACCTCTTGCACCTTAATATAACCCGCATAGATATTATAATAGCTACTCATCCACACGCAGATCATATCGGAGGGTTGATCGTAGTTATGCAGGAGTTCGATCTACGTGGCTATCCGATCATAACGGTTTACGATTCTGGATTTAAAGTAGATACCAAGATTTATGAAGAGTATATAGCCTTAGCTAAGAAACGAAATTTTGTAAAGGCTGAGAGGGGCCAGAGGATAGAGCTGGACAACATGAGTTGTATCACGATTTTAAATCCAACCCAACCCCCACCATTTAAAGATCCGAATGATAACAGCATTGTAGTTAGACTTCAGGTCAACTTGGTAAGCTTTCTATTCACCGGAGATGCGGAGAAGGATGCTGAGCGAAGCATCCTTGACGCTCAGTTAGAAGTGAAGAGTAATATTTTAAAGGTCGGGCATCACGGTAGTAGAACATCCACATCCTTAGAATTTCTAGATGCTGTGAAGCCAGAAGTCGCGATCATCAGCGTGGGCAAAGATAATCCTTATGGACATCCACATAAAGAGATTATAAATAGGTTGGTAGCTAGAGGTGTAAGGGTGTATCGGACCGATCTCGATGGTACGATCATCATATCTACAGATGGAGTTACCTATAGTGTTAGAAGTATAATTCGGCATTGA